The DNA region CCTTACCACATCTGCAAGGCCTCCCCGCGCCAGCAGCTCGTGCCCCACGAACCCCACGAACACCCTTTCCTGAGCTTGATTGGACATCGCCCGATTATTACCCGGCCACAATCCGAGCGCAATATCATCCGGGTAAAAAAAGCAACGCCGGTTACGAATTGAGGATTCCGTGCCGAGCTGTTTCGCGTCAGTACGGCGAGGTCGGGCCGCGGAGGGCGGAGAGGTCGTCCCCCACAGGTGGGTGCGGCATCTGCTCGCCCTGCTCGAAGCGCTGCTTCATTTCGTACTTGGACGGGCACTTGGGCACGACCTGGTTGGCCAGGAAGCTGTTGTCCTCTTGCAAGCGCCCCTGGACTGTCACGCTCAGTCCCACACCGTCCTGAAAGGTATCCGGAACGATGCACTGGGGAAAACGCACGGGAATCCGCTGGCCCTGTTTCTCGATCACGAACCGCCACTCGCAGGGACGCTCCCGGAACCGAAGCGAACCCTTGGTCAGATCCCCCTCGATCCGCAGCTCGCGCCCACGAAAGCTATCCGGGGCGGCCGCGA from Pseudomonadota bacterium includes:
- a CDS encoding cytochrome c maturation protein CcmE; the encoded protein is MHENPKSEPRSEQPAGRAAETLGERAGLPPFLKVITVLVMLGAALAFLLFGSQASDAFVYSKLVHEVAAAPDSFRGRELRIEGDLTKGSLRFRERPCEWRFVIEKQGQRIPVRFPQCIVPDTFQDGVGLSVTVQGRLQEDNSFLANQVVPKCPSKYEMKQRFEQGEQMPHPPVGDDLSALRGPTSPY